A window from Gallus gallus isolate bGalGal1 chromosome 5, bGalGal1.mat.broiler.GRCg7b, whole genome shotgun sequence encodes these proteins:
- the ANO5 gene encoding anoctamin-5 isoform X4, which produces MNRIGRRANETLIEMALSADDDIAVLTKFKRSWSEGEESNGPLCETISTAGSEVPSGSEGLNSTETTLLIPDHQVIDKRHESKDSIFFRDGVRRIDFVLSYVDDLNKEWEKKLERRKEFESNLQKAGLELETEDKKESEDGKIYFVKIHAPWEVLITYAEVLNIKVPIRENDIPSMVENPLDCMLTPFRLPEKVMHPEPDYFTAPFSKDKQELYLINDESTFFSPSMRNRIVNYILTRCPYGTEEGKKKFGIKRLLNNGTYSAAYPLHDCQYWKKASDPNCDNERYTLYMEWARFLRFYKEQPLDLIRKYYGEKIGIYFAWLGFYTEMLFLAAVVGVICFLYGLFTMDENMSSKEICDPAIGGEIIMCPLCDRECEYWRLNTTCESSEYSHLFDNVATLFFAIFMGIWVTLFLEFWKRRQARLKYEWDLVDFEEEQQQLQLRPEYEAKCTQKKKNPVTQELELVEKERPLHQHGKLFLCYVGILFWVRPSCLKCFLAVWKNMEMEPYLPLTSQAVRFCISGTTVLFWVSLIIASMIAVIVYRLAVYAAFASLMENTQSLQPISGLLTPQLATSVTASCLNFVIIMILNFIYEKIAIWITDMEIPRTHMEYENRLTMKMFLFQFVNYYSSCFYVAFFKGKFVGYPGAYTYMFNRWRNEECDPAGCLIELTTQLTIVMAGKQIWGNIQEAIVPWICNWWGRRKARSNPENLYSRWEQDHDLQTFGALGLFYEYLEMVIQFGFITLFVASFPLAPLLALMNNILEIRVDSWKLTTQYRRPVAAKAHSIGVWQEILNGMAILSVVTNAFIVAFTSDMIPRLVYYYAYSESEDSPMSGYINNSLSVFEISDFPERNKPKQNPEGFEQCRYRDYRYPPDHERKYLHTMQFWHILAAKLAFIIIMEHVVFIVKFFVAWMIPDVPADVKAKIKREKYLTQKILHEYELEKLKERLCQGDKRATEKEFIATEGRMELSRAM; this is translated from the exons GGTCTAAACAGCACTGAGACTACCTTACTCATCCCCGATCATCAAGTG ATTGACAAAAGACATGAAAGCAAAGATTCAATATTCTTCAGGGATGGTGTGAGGAGGATTGATTTTGTTCTCTCCTACGTGGATGATCTTAATAAGGAATGGGAAAAGAAGTTG gaaagaagaaaagaatttgagAGCAATTTGCAGAAGGCTGGTTTGGAACTAGAAACAGAAGACAAGAAG GAATCTGAAGATGgcaaaatttattttgtgaagaTCCATGCCCCATGGGAGGTTCTGATCACATATGCAGAAGTGCTGAACATTAAAGTTCCCATCAGGGAAAATGACATTCCCTCAATGGTGGAGAACCCCCTGGACTGCATGCTTACGCCATTCAGGCTGCCTGAGAAGGTGATGCACCCGGAGCCGGATTATTTCACAGCACCGTTCAGCAAAGATAAGCAGGAGCTGTACCTCATTAATGATGAAAGCACTTTCTTCTCGCCATCCATGCGAAACAGAATA GTTAATTATATACTTACACGTTGTCCGTATGGaacagaagaagggaagaagaagtTTGGGATTAAAAGACTGCTGAATAATGGCACCTATTCAGCTGCTTACCCTCTTCATGAT TGCCAGTACTGGAAAAAGGCAAGTGATCCAAACTGTGACAATGAGAGATACACGCTGTACATGGAGTGGGCCCGTTTCTTGCGCTTCTACAAAGAGCAGCCTTTGGATCTCATCAG GAAGTACTATGGTGAAAAGATTGGAATCTATTTTGCCTGGCTAGGATTTTACACTGAGATGTTATTCCTTGCTGCAGTTGTTGGCgtaatctgttttctttatggCTTGTTTACAATGGATGAAAATATGAGCAG cAAAGAGATCTGTGATCCTGCAATTGGAGGAGAGATCATCATGTGTCCTCTTTGTGACCGAGAGTGTGAGTACTGGAGACTAAACACCACCTGTGAGTCCTCAGAG TATTCCCATTTGTTTGACAACGTGGCAActcttttttttgccattttcatGGGCATTTGGG TTACACTTTTTTTGGAGTTCTGGAAGAGGCGGCAAGCAAGATTGAAATATGAGTGGGATTTGGTTGATTTTGAAGAGGAACAGCAACAACTCCAGCTGAGGCCAGAGTATGAGGCCAAATGTACCCAAAAGAAGAAGAATCCCGTAACTCAG GAATTAGAATTGGTTGAGAAAGAGAGACCTTTACACCAACATGGAAAGCTGTTCTTGTGCTATGTGGGAATACTCTTTTGGGTAAGACCTAGCTGCCTGAAATGCTTTCTGGCTGTGTGGAAAAACATG GAAATGGAGCCTTATTTGCCTCTAACTAGCCAGGCTGTGCGGTTCTGCATCTCAGGAACTACAGTGTTGTTCTGG GTGTCTCTGATCATAGCTAGCATGATAGCTGTGATTGTGTATCGCCTTGCAGTGTATGCTGCCTTTGCCAGCCTCATGGAAAATACTCAGAGTCTACAGCCCATCAGTGGATTACTAACCCCTCAGCTGGCAACTTCAGTCACAGCCTCTTGCCTCAATTTTGTCATCATCATGATACTGAATTTCATATATGAGAAGATAGCTATCTGGATCACTGATATGG AGATTCCCAGAACTCACATGGAGTATGAGAACAGGCTCActatgaaaatgtttctgttccAGTTTGTCAACTACTACTCATCCTGCTTCTATGTGGCCTTCTTTAAAGGAAAGTTTGTTGGTTACCCGGGTGCATACACGTACATGTTTAATCGCTGGCGAAATGAAGAG TGTGATCCTGCGGGCTGCTTGATTGAATTGACAACACAGCTCACCATAGTCATGGCTGGCAAACAAATCTGGGGAAATATACAAGAGGCCATTGTACC CTGGATTTGTAACTGGTGGGGACGCCGCAAAGCCAGAAGTAATCCAGAGAATTTGTACAGTCGCTGGGAGCAGGACCATGATCTGCAGACGTTTGGAGCCCTGGGTCTTTTCTATGAATATCTGGAAATGG TGATTCAGTTCGGATTCATTACTCTCTTTGTGGCATCCTTTCCCCTGGCTCCTCTTCTTGCTCTGATGAATAATATCTTGGAGATTCGAGTAGACTCCTGGAAGTTAACCACTCAGTACAGAAGACCCGTGGCTGCAAAAGCACACAGCATAGGAGTGTGGCAAGAAATCCTGAATGGAATGGCCATTTTGTCTGTTGTCACTAAT GCTTTTATTGTTGCATTCACATCAGATATGATTCCTCGTTTAGTTTACTACTACGCTTATTCTGAAAGTGAAGACTCACCGATGTCTGGATACATAAACAATAGTTTGTCAGTGTTTGAAATCTCAGATTTTCCTGAGAGAAACAAGCCTAAACAGAATCCAGAAGGTTTTGAACAATGCAG GTACAGAGACTATCGGTATCCTCCAGATCATGAGAGGAAATATTTACACACGATGCAGTTTTGGCATATTCTTGCTGCAAAGCTGGCATTTATAATTATTATGGAG catgTTGTATTCATCGTCAAATTCTTTGTAGCGTGGATGATTCCTGATGTACCTGCAGATGTGAAAGCCAAGATAAAACGTGAAAAATATTTGACACAGAAAATCTTACATGAGTACGAACTTGAAAAACTGAAGGAGAGACTATGTCAAGGTGATAAACGAGCTACGGAAAAGGAGTTCATTGCCACAGAAGGGAGAATGGAGTTATCCAGAGCAATGTAG
- the ANO5 gene encoding anoctamin-5 isoform X3, translating to MNRIGRRANETLIEMALSADGEESNGPLCETISTAGSEVPSGSEGLNSTETTLLIPDHQVQSGRRYNLFLKRRLRIDKRHESKDSIFFRDGVRRIDFVLSYVDDLNKEWEKKLERRKEFESNLQKAGLELETEDKKESEDGKIYFVKIHAPWEVLITYAEVLNIKVPIRENDIPSMVENPLDCMLTPFRLPEKVMHPEPDYFTAPFSKDKQELYLINDESTFFSPSMRNRIVNYILTRCPYGTEEGKKKFGIKRLLNNGTYSAAYPLHDCQYWKKASDPNCDNERYTLYMEWARFLRFYKEQPLDLIRKYYGEKIGIYFAWLGFYTEMLFLAAVVGVICFLYGLFTMDENMSSKEICDPAIGGEIIMCPLCDRECEYWRLNTTCESSEYSHLFDNVATLFFAIFMGIWVTLFLEFWKRRQARLKYEWDLVDFEEEQQQLQLRPEYEAKCTQKKKNPVTQELELVEKERPLHQHGKLFLCYVGILFWVRPSCLKCFLAVWKNMEMEPYLPLTSQAVRFCISGTTVLFWVSLIIASMIAVIVYRLAVYAAFASLMENTQSLQPISGLLTPQLATSVTASCLNFVIIMILNFIYEKIAIWITDMEIPRTHMEYENRLTMKMFLFQFVNYYSSCFYVAFFKGKFVGYPGAYTYMFNRWRNEECDPAGCLIELTTQLTIVMAGKQIWGNIQEAIVPWICNWWGRRKARSNPENLYSRWEQDHDLQTFGALGLFYEYLEMVIQFGFITLFVASFPLAPLLALMNNILEIRVDSWKLTTQYRRPVAAKAHSIGVWQEILNGMAILSVVTNAFIVAFTSDMIPRLVYYYAYSESEDSPMSGYINNSLSVFEISDFPERNKPKQNPEGFEQCRYRDYRYPPDHERKYLHTMQFWHILAAKLAFIIIMEHVVFIVKFFVAWMIPDVPADVKAKIKREKYLTQKILHEYELEKLKERLCQGDKRATEKEFIATEGRMELSRAM from the exons GGTCTAAACAGCACTGAGACTACCTTACTCATCCCCGATCATCAAGTG CAGAGTGGAAGGAGATATAATCTGTTCCTGAAGCGACGACTCAGG ATTGACAAAAGACATGAAAGCAAAGATTCAATATTCTTCAGGGATGGTGTGAGGAGGATTGATTTTGTTCTCTCCTACGTGGATGATCTTAATAAGGAATGGGAAAAGAAGTTG gaaagaagaaaagaatttgagAGCAATTTGCAGAAGGCTGGTTTGGAACTAGAAACAGAAGACAAGAAG GAATCTGAAGATGgcaaaatttattttgtgaagaTCCATGCCCCATGGGAGGTTCTGATCACATATGCAGAAGTGCTGAACATTAAAGTTCCCATCAGGGAAAATGACATTCCCTCAATGGTGGAGAACCCCCTGGACTGCATGCTTACGCCATTCAGGCTGCCTGAGAAGGTGATGCACCCGGAGCCGGATTATTTCACAGCACCGTTCAGCAAAGATAAGCAGGAGCTGTACCTCATTAATGATGAAAGCACTTTCTTCTCGCCATCCATGCGAAACAGAATA GTTAATTATATACTTACACGTTGTCCGTATGGaacagaagaagggaagaagaagtTTGGGATTAAAAGACTGCTGAATAATGGCACCTATTCAGCTGCTTACCCTCTTCATGAT TGCCAGTACTGGAAAAAGGCAAGTGATCCAAACTGTGACAATGAGAGATACACGCTGTACATGGAGTGGGCCCGTTTCTTGCGCTTCTACAAAGAGCAGCCTTTGGATCTCATCAG GAAGTACTATGGTGAAAAGATTGGAATCTATTTTGCCTGGCTAGGATTTTACACTGAGATGTTATTCCTTGCTGCAGTTGTTGGCgtaatctgttttctttatggCTTGTTTACAATGGATGAAAATATGAGCAG cAAAGAGATCTGTGATCCTGCAATTGGAGGAGAGATCATCATGTGTCCTCTTTGTGACCGAGAGTGTGAGTACTGGAGACTAAACACCACCTGTGAGTCCTCAGAG TATTCCCATTTGTTTGACAACGTGGCAActcttttttttgccattttcatGGGCATTTGGG TTACACTTTTTTTGGAGTTCTGGAAGAGGCGGCAAGCAAGATTGAAATATGAGTGGGATTTGGTTGATTTTGAAGAGGAACAGCAACAACTCCAGCTGAGGCCAGAGTATGAGGCCAAATGTACCCAAAAGAAGAAGAATCCCGTAACTCAG GAATTAGAATTGGTTGAGAAAGAGAGACCTTTACACCAACATGGAAAGCTGTTCTTGTGCTATGTGGGAATACTCTTTTGGGTAAGACCTAGCTGCCTGAAATGCTTTCTGGCTGTGTGGAAAAACATG GAAATGGAGCCTTATTTGCCTCTAACTAGCCAGGCTGTGCGGTTCTGCATCTCAGGAACTACAGTGTTGTTCTGG GTGTCTCTGATCATAGCTAGCATGATAGCTGTGATTGTGTATCGCCTTGCAGTGTATGCTGCCTTTGCCAGCCTCATGGAAAATACTCAGAGTCTACAGCCCATCAGTGGATTACTAACCCCTCAGCTGGCAACTTCAGTCACAGCCTCTTGCCTCAATTTTGTCATCATCATGATACTGAATTTCATATATGAGAAGATAGCTATCTGGATCACTGATATGG AGATTCCCAGAACTCACATGGAGTATGAGAACAGGCTCActatgaaaatgtttctgttccAGTTTGTCAACTACTACTCATCCTGCTTCTATGTGGCCTTCTTTAAAGGAAAGTTTGTTGGTTACCCGGGTGCATACACGTACATGTTTAATCGCTGGCGAAATGAAGAG TGTGATCCTGCGGGCTGCTTGATTGAATTGACAACACAGCTCACCATAGTCATGGCTGGCAAACAAATCTGGGGAAATATACAAGAGGCCATTGTACC CTGGATTTGTAACTGGTGGGGACGCCGCAAAGCCAGAAGTAATCCAGAGAATTTGTACAGTCGCTGGGAGCAGGACCATGATCTGCAGACGTTTGGAGCCCTGGGTCTTTTCTATGAATATCTGGAAATGG TGATTCAGTTCGGATTCATTACTCTCTTTGTGGCATCCTTTCCCCTGGCTCCTCTTCTTGCTCTGATGAATAATATCTTGGAGATTCGAGTAGACTCCTGGAAGTTAACCACTCAGTACAGAAGACCCGTGGCTGCAAAAGCACACAGCATAGGAGTGTGGCAAGAAATCCTGAATGGAATGGCCATTTTGTCTGTTGTCACTAAT GCTTTTATTGTTGCATTCACATCAGATATGATTCCTCGTTTAGTTTACTACTACGCTTATTCTGAAAGTGAAGACTCACCGATGTCTGGATACATAAACAATAGTTTGTCAGTGTTTGAAATCTCAGATTTTCCTGAGAGAAACAAGCCTAAACAGAATCCAGAAGGTTTTGAACAATGCAG GTACAGAGACTATCGGTATCCTCCAGATCATGAGAGGAAATATTTACACACGATGCAGTTTTGGCATATTCTTGCTGCAAAGCTGGCATTTATAATTATTATGGAG catgTTGTATTCATCGTCAAATTCTTTGTAGCGTGGATGATTCCTGATGTACCTGCAGATGTGAAAGCCAAGATAAAACGTGAAAAATATTTGACACAGAAAATCTTACATGAGTACGAACTTGAAAAACTGAAGGAGAGACTATGTCAAGGTGATAAACGAGCTACGGAAAAGGAGTTCATTGCCACAGAAGGGAGAATGGAGTTATCCAGAGCAATGTAG
- the ANO5 gene encoding anoctamin-5 isoform X1 translates to MNRIGRRANETLIEMALSADDDIAVLTKFKRSWSEGEESNGPLCETISTAGSEVPSGSEGLNSTETTLLIPDHQVQSGRRYNLFLKRRLRIDKRHESKDSIFFRDGVRRIDFVLSYVDDLNKEWEKKLERRKEFESNLQKAGLELETEDKKESEDGKIYFVKIHAPWEVLITYAEVLNIKVPIRENDIPSMVENPLDCMLTPFRLPEKVMHPEPDYFTAPFSKDKQELYLINDESTFFSPSMRNRIVNYILTRCPYGTEEGKKKFGIKRLLNNGTYSAAYPLHDCQYWKKASDPNCDNERYTLYMEWARFLRFYKEQPLDLIRKYYGEKIGIYFAWLGFYTEMLFLAAVVGVICFLYGLFTMDENMSSKEICDPAIGGEIIMCPLCDRECEYWRLNTTCESSEYSHLFDNVATLFFAIFMGIWVTLFLEFWKRRQARLKYEWDLVDFEEEQQQLQLRPEYEAKCTQKKKNPVTQELELVEKERPLHQHGKLFLCYVGILFWVRPSCLKCFLAVWKNMEMEPYLPLTSQAVRFCISGTTVLFWVSLIIASMIAVIVYRLAVYAAFASLMENTQSLQPISGLLTPQLATSVTASCLNFVIIMILNFIYEKIAIWITDMEIPRTHMEYENRLTMKMFLFQFVNYYSSCFYVAFFKGKFVGYPGAYTYMFNRWRNEECDPAGCLIELTTQLTIVMAGKQIWGNIQEAIVPWICNWWGRRKARSNPENLYSRWEQDHDLQTFGALGLFYEYLEMVIQFGFITLFVASFPLAPLLALMNNILEIRVDSWKLTTQYRRPVAAKAHSIGVWQEILNGMAILSVVTNAFIVAFTSDMIPRLVYYYAYSESEDSPMSGYINNSLSVFEISDFPERNKPKQNPEGFEQCRYRDYRYPPDHERKYLHTMQFWHILAAKLAFIIIMEHVVFIVKFFVAWMIPDVPADVKAKIKREKYLTQKILHEYELEKLKERLCQGDKRATEKEFIATEGRMELSRAM, encoded by the exons GGTCTAAACAGCACTGAGACTACCTTACTCATCCCCGATCATCAAGTG CAGAGTGGAAGGAGATATAATCTGTTCCTGAAGCGACGACTCAGG ATTGACAAAAGACATGAAAGCAAAGATTCAATATTCTTCAGGGATGGTGTGAGGAGGATTGATTTTGTTCTCTCCTACGTGGATGATCTTAATAAGGAATGGGAAAAGAAGTTG gaaagaagaaaagaatttgagAGCAATTTGCAGAAGGCTGGTTTGGAACTAGAAACAGAAGACAAGAAG GAATCTGAAGATGgcaaaatttattttgtgaagaTCCATGCCCCATGGGAGGTTCTGATCACATATGCAGAAGTGCTGAACATTAAAGTTCCCATCAGGGAAAATGACATTCCCTCAATGGTGGAGAACCCCCTGGACTGCATGCTTACGCCATTCAGGCTGCCTGAGAAGGTGATGCACCCGGAGCCGGATTATTTCACAGCACCGTTCAGCAAAGATAAGCAGGAGCTGTACCTCATTAATGATGAAAGCACTTTCTTCTCGCCATCCATGCGAAACAGAATA GTTAATTATATACTTACACGTTGTCCGTATGGaacagaagaagggaagaagaagtTTGGGATTAAAAGACTGCTGAATAATGGCACCTATTCAGCTGCTTACCCTCTTCATGAT TGCCAGTACTGGAAAAAGGCAAGTGATCCAAACTGTGACAATGAGAGATACACGCTGTACATGGAGTGGGCCCGTTTCTTGCGCTTCTACAAAGAGCAGCCTTTGGATCTCATCAG GAAGTACTATGGTGAAAAGATTGGAATCTATTTTGCCTGGCTAGGATTTTACACTGAGATGTTATTCCTTGCTGCAGTTGTTGGCgtaatctgttttctttatggCTTGTTTACAATGGATGAAAATATGAGCAG cAAAGAGATCTGTGATCCTGCAATTGGAGGAGAGATCATCATGTGTCCTCTTTGTGACCGAGAGTGTGAGTACTGGAGACTAAACACCACCTGTGAGTCCTCAGAG TATTCCCATTTGTTTGACAACGTGGCAActcttttttttgccattttcatGGGCATTTGGG TTACACTTTTTTTGGAGTTCTGGAAGAGGCGGCAAGCAAGATTGAAATATGAGTGGGATTTGGTTGATTTTGAAGAGGAACAGCAACAACTCCAGCTGAGGCCAGAGTATGAGGCCAAATGTACCCAAAAGAAGAAGAATCCCGTAACTCAG GAATTAGAATTGGTTGAGAAAGAGAGACCTTTACACCAACATGGAAAGCTGTTCTTGTGCTATGTGGGAATACTCTTTTGGGTAAGACCTAGCTGCCTGAAATGCTTTCTGGCTGTGTGGAAAAACATG GAAATGGAGCCTTATTTGCCTCTAACTAGCCAGGCTGTGCGGTTCTGCATCTCAGGAACTACAGTGTTGTTCTGG GTGTCTCTGATCATAGCTAGCATGATAGCTGTGATTGTGTATCGCCTTGCAGTGTATGCTGCCTTTGCCAGCCTCATGGAAAATACTCAGAGTCTACAGCCCATCAGTGGATTACTAACCCCTCAGCTGGCAACTTCAGTCACAGCCTCTTGCCTCAATTTTGTCATCATCATGATACTGAATTTCATATATGAGAAGATAGCTATCTGGATCACTGATATGG AGATTCCCAGAACTCACATGGAGTATGAGAACAGGCTCActatgaaaatgtttctgttccAGTTTGTCAACTACTACTCATCCTGCTTCTATGTGGCCTTCTTTAAAGGAAAGTTTGTTGGTTACCCGGGTGCATACACGTACATGTTTAATCGCTGGCGAAATGAAGAG TGTGATCCTGCGGGCTGCTTGATTGAATTGACAACACAGCTCACCATAGTCATGGCTGGCAAACAAATCTGGGGAAATATACAAGAGGCCATTGTACC CTGGATTTGTAACTGGTGGGGACGCCGCAAAGCCAGAAGTAATCCAGAGAATTTGTACAGTCGCTGGGAGCAGGACCATGATCTGCAGACGTTTGGAGCCCTGGGTCTTTTCTATGAATATCTGGAAATGG TGATTCAGTTCGGATTCATTACTCTCTTTGTGGCATCCTTTCCCCTGGCTCCTCTTCTTGCTCTGATGAATAATATCTTGGAGATTCGAGTAGACTCCTGGAAGTTAACCACTCAGTACAGAAGACCCGTGGCTGCAAAAGCACACAGCATAGGAGTGTGGCAAGAAATCCTGAATGGAATGGCCATTTTGTCTGTTGTCACTAAT GCTTTTATTGTTGCATTCACATCAGATATGATTCCTCGTTTAGTTTACTACTACGCTTATTCTGAAAGTGAAGACTCACCGATGTCTGGATACATAAACAATAGTTTGTCAGTGTTTGAAATCTCAGATTTTCCTGAGAGAAACAAGCCTAAACAGAATCCAGAAGGTTTTGAACAATGCAG GTACAGAGACTATCGGTATCCTCCAGATCATGAGAGGAAATATTTACACACGATGCAGTTTTGGCATATTCTTGCTGCAAAGCTGGCATTTATAATTATTATGGAG catgTTGTATTCATCGTCAAATTCTTTGTAGCGTGGATGATTCCTGATGTACCTGCAGATGTGAAAGCCAAGATAAAACGTGAAAAATATTTGACACAGAAAATCTTACATGAGTACGAACTTGAAAAACTGAAGGAGAGACTATGTCAAGGTGATAAACGAGCTACGGAAAAGGAGTTCATTGCCACAGAAGGGAGAATGGAGTTATCCAGAGCAATGTAG